TTTCTACCGAGCTCCCCGTGGTGGGGAAGACAGGCGGAAATACAAGGCTGTAAACGCGTGGTGCTCTCAGCGCTTATCGGGTGTCTTGTCAGCTTTTGCCTTATGGCATTCGTCGTTTGGGGAATGGCGGAAGAGCGAGTGGGGACTGACTGGGGCGTCATTGGACTGATTGCTTCCCGCATGATCTATGGTTTGAGCGTGTCCGGCTTAGTCCCCGCGGCACAAACCTGGGCTATGCAACGTGCAGGGATGGAGAAGCGTATGGCTGCTCTGGCGACCATCAGTTCAGGGCTAAGCTGTGGGCGTTTGCTGGGGCCGCCGATTGCCGCCCTCTCGCTAGGAGTGAGCCCTCAAGCTCCGCTCTGGTTGATGGTGTTTGCGCCACTCGTGGCGCTCATGTTGATGGTACGACAACCCAACGACCCACCAATGCCGCCAATCCCCAGCCAATCGGCTCACTTACGCATCGGCATGTTGCCATTTTTACTGTTGGCGCTGCTTCTTGCGGCAAGTATCAGCATGATGCAACTTGGGTTAGCTCCTCACTTAACGCCACTGTATCCAGATGCGGTCAACCAGGTCAGCCATCACATCGCGCTGCTATTGAGTACCGCCGCGGCGAGCACGCTGCTCGCGCAATTTCTTCTTGTCCGCCCTCAGCGTCTTAGTCCAATGCCGCTATTGTGTCTGGCAGCACTGTTGATGGTCACCGGGTTGCTCATGATGACCATCTCTACGCTGGTGGCATTATATTGCGGGATCGCGCTTGCCTCGTTTGGTTCAGCGATGGCGACTCCGGGCTACCAATTGCTGCTTAACGACCACCTGACCACCGGCAAAGGCGCAGGGATGATCGCAACCAGCCATACACTGGGATATGGTCTCAGCGCCCTGCTTGTCCCACTGGTCGCCGCACACTATGGCGAACAAGCGTTGATTAGCACGGCACTACTCTTATCGCTGTGTTTTTTATCTTGCTGCGGCTGGCTTTTCTATCATCACCAAACCAAAAGATGATGTCGGGAGGACAAACGTGCGCGCACGCCTATCACGAATAATCAAAAGCCAGAATGCGATCACGCATTCTGGCTCTGGGTGTCATGAGTAAAGCCGTGAACGTGGTGCAGTATCACCGCATCGTCACAAACTCTTCCGACGCAGTCGGGTGGATAGCGACGGTGTTGTCGAAGTCTTTCTTGGTTGCGCCCATTTTGACAGCAACGGCGAAACCTTGCAGCATTTCGTCCATACCAAAACCGATGCCGTGGATGCCGACGATTTTTTCTTCTTTGCCCACGCAGACCAGCTTCATGCGGCACGGCTGGCGGTGCTGCGTCACGGCGGTGTACATCGCCGTGAAGGCAGATTTATACACTTTCACCTGATCGTCGCCGTACTGTTCACGCGCCTGCGGCTCGGTCAGCCCGACCGTGCCAATCGGCGGGTGGCTGAAGACGACGGTCGGGATGTTGCTGTAATCCAGATGCTCGTCCGGCTTGTTGTTAAACAGACGTTCGGACAGACGACGCCCCGCCGCGACAGCGACTGGCGTTAGCTCAACAGCGCCAGTGTTATCGCCCACCGCGTAAATGCCAGAAACGTTGGTATTCTGGAATTTATCGACGTTGATGTAGCCCTTGTCGTTCAGTTCCACACCGGTGACGCTCAGGTTCAGGTTATCCGTCGCCGGTTCACGGCCAATCGCCCAAATCAGGCAATCAACGGTTTGTGATTGACCGTTTTCCAGCTCCAGCGTCAGGCTGCCATCGGCATTCTTCACAATCGCTGTCGGGATCGACTCGGTATGCAACGTCGGCCCTTCGGTGTTCATCACTTCCACCAGCGTATCGACAATCAGCGGATCAAAGCTGCGCAGCGGTGCGTGTTTACGCACAAACAGGTGGGTTTCAGAGCCCAACCCATTCAGCACCCCAGCAATCTCCACCGCGATATAACCAGCACCGACAATCGCGGTGCGCTTCGGCAGCGCATCCAACTCAAAGAAACCGTCGGAATCAATGCCGTATTCCGCACCGGGAATGTCAGGGTGAACCGGACGACCGCCCGTCGCAATCAGGATATGGTCAGCCGTAATTTTCTCGCCGTTCACTTCCACCGTGTGCGCATCGACAAAGCGGGCAAAACCGTGGATAACATCGACCTTATTCTTACCCAGCACGTTGTCGTACGACTGGTGAATGCGATCGATGTAGGCGCTACGGTTCTTAACCAGCGTGCCCCAGTTAAACTGGTTTACCGTGGTATCGAACCCGTAATCCGGCCCATACTGATGGATCGCTTCGGCAATCTGCGCCGCATGCCACATCACTTTCTTCGGCACACAGCCGACATTGACGCAGGTGCCACCCAGATATTTCGCTTCGATCAACGCACATTTTTGTCCATACATCGCTGCGCGGTTGATAGACGCAATACCGCCGCTGCCGCCACCAATAGCAAGGTAGTCATAGTGTTTGGTCATCAGTGTATCCATGCTTAAGTGAATAAAATTTGCCTAGAGTGTAACGCCAGAGCCATATGCCGAATACAGGTTATGCCTATGGTTGCGATAGGAAAAACCGACCGCATCGCTCAGCGCAACCGCGCGTATTACTCCGGTACGATTTGTTCCACCAGCGTATGCCCGGTGCCTTCCGGTACCAGCACGCTATGCAGCCACGGCAGCACACTCTTCATCTGCGCCGCCAGCTTCCACGGTGGGTTAATCACAATCATGCCAGACGCCGTCATGCCGTAGCGATCGCTGTCCGGCAACACCGCCAGTTCAATTTGCAGAATGTTGCGAATGCCCGTGGCTTCCAGTTCTTTCAGCATGCGTTTGATGTGCTGACGCAACACCACCGGATACCACAGCGCAAATACGCCTGTGCCAAAGCGTTTATGTCCTTCCTGAATGCCTTTCACCACAGCCTGATAGTCCGTTTTCAGCTCATACGGCGGGTCGATCAGAATGAAACCACGACGGGAAAGCGGCGGAAGCTGTGATTTTAACTGCTGATAACCATCGTCACGCAGCACTTTGGTACGCGCATCTTTCTGAAATTCATTGCGCAGCAGCGGAAAATCGCTGGGGTGCAGTTCGGTCAGGTGGAGCTTGTCCTGTTCACGCAGCAGCTGGCGGGCAATCAGCGGGGAGCCGGGGTAATAGCGCAGCCGCTCATTGTGGTTATAGGTGTGCACGGCCTGCATGTAGGGTTCGAGTTCAGCCGGAATGTCGTCACGCTGCCAGATTTTCGCAATACCATCCAGATATTCGCCTGTACGCTCGGCGTGTTCGCCGCTGAGCTGATAGCGGCCAGCACCCGCATGGGTATCCAGATACAGGAAAGGTTTTTCTTTCTCCTTCAGGGCAGTGATGATCAGGCTCTGAACGGTGTGTTTC
The window above is part of the Pectobacterium araliae genome. Proteins encoded here:
- a CDS encoding 23S rRNA (adenine(2030)-N(6))-methyltransferase RlmJ, which encodes MLSYRHSFHAGNHADVLKHTVQSLIITALKEKEKPFLYLDTHAGAGRYQLSGEHAERTGEYLDGIAKIWQRDDIPAELEPYMQAVHTYNHNERLRYYPGSPLIARQLLREQDKLHLTELHPSDFPLLRNEFQKDARTKVLRDDGYQQLKSQLPPLSRRGFILIDPPYELKTDYQAVVKGIQEGHKRFGTGVFALWYPVVLRQHIKRMLKELEATGIRNILQIELAVLPDSDRYGMTASGMIVINPPWKLAAQMKSVLPWLHSVLVPEGTGHTLVEQIVPE
- a CDS encoding MFS transporter, translating into MYDSLKKTQYENAPKPIWPLALCAGLLGLGQNGLLVVLPQLVAMTGLSLSVWAGLLMFGSILFLPSSPWWGRQAEIQGCKRVVLSALIGCLVSFCLMAFVVWGMAEERVGTDWGVIGLIASRMIYGLSVSGLVPAAQTWAMQRAGMEKRMAALATISSGLSCGRLLGPPIAALSLGVSPQAPLWLMVFAPLVALMLMVRQPNDPPMPPIPSQSAHLRIGMLPFLLLALLLAASISMMQLGLAPHLTPLYPDAVNQVSHHIALLLSTAAASTLLAQFLLVRPQRLSPMPLLCLAALLMVTGLLMMTISTLVALYCGIALASFGSAMATPGYQLLLNDHLTTGKGAGMIATSHTLGYGLSALLVPLVAAHYGEQALISTALLLSLCFLSCCGWLFYHHQTKR
- the gorA gene encoding glutathione-disulfide reductase, whose product is MTKHYDYLAIGGGSGGIASINRAAMYGQKCALIEAKYLGGTCVNVGCVPKKVMWHAAQIAEAIHQYGPDYGFDTTVNQFNWGTLVKNRSAYIDRIHQSYDNVLGKNKVDVIHGFARFVDAHTVEVNGEKITADHILIATGGRPVHPDIPGAEYGIDSDGFFELDALPKRTAIVGAGYIAVEIAGVLNGLGSETHLFVRKHAPLRSFDPLIVDTLVEVMNTEGPTLHTESIPTAIVKNADGSLTLELENGQSQTVDCLIWAIGREPATDNLNLSVTGVELNDKGYINVDKFQNTNVSGIYAVGDNTGAVELTPVAVAAGRRLSERLFNNKPDEHLDYSNIPTVVFSHPPIGTVGLTEPQAREQYGDDQVKVYKSAFTAMYTAVTQHRQPCRMKLVCVGKEEKIVGIHGIGFGMDEMLQGFAVAVKMGATKKDFDNTVAIHPTASEEFVTMR